CGTCGTCATCAAGACCACCATCGTGATGTACACAAATTGCACGAGCGTCGTTCCTTTTCCGAGCGCCGTCGGCGTGATGTCGATCGAAGATTCCGTTAGGCGGGCCAGAAGCGTACCCGACAAAAGAATCACATCACGACTCACAACCATGATCACGGCCCAGACCGGGACTAAATGTAATATGGCTAATGTCAGGAATGACGACATTAACAAGAGTTTGTCCGCAAGCGGGTCGAGATAGGCTCCGATCCGGGTCTGCTGGTTGGCCATCCGGGCGATGGCTCCATCTAACCCATCGGTAATGGCTGCGATGATGAGAACCAGAAGAGCGTGATCATAATGTTCATAGACCAAGAGGCCCACAAACACGGGAACCAAGAGAATTCTCAGAACTGTCAGACTGTTGGGAATGTTGATCGGAATTCCATCTGAGATCGATACACGGTCCATTTGGCATTCCCAACGCTTACATGAATAGCGTGCCAGGCTTGCTTCTACTGTTGAAAGGGTAAGTGTTGCTTCTTGGGGAAGTCAACCGAAGAAAAGTGTATCATACAGAGAGCCACATACAACTTGCGAGTCTGTCCATTCATTCATATAATGACGCTCACGATACGATTGCTTGGGACTGAGAACGTTCTGCACCCATATAAGGAGCTTCCCCTGAATGAGCACACTGCCCTTGTCATTCCGAGTGCGCAATGCCGTCGTTGAAAAACACCAACTAGAGGGAACGGATCCCAGTGAACGCTATTTTAACCGCCTCATGCCGGTCAAACGGGTGGATCGAGGCTACACAACGAGTGTGATGTACGAAGCCTTAACGGTGGAGAGCGACACACACCAAACGGTTCACGCCGCCATTGCTGATGTTGTCGCGAAATTGCAAGAATTTGGATTCACCAAAATTCGAACCAGAGTAAACTTTAAAGGTCAACGATACCTGGCGGAAAAAGAATCTTGGATTGATTATCCTGATTCATAATCGAGCATCAACTTCGATTGCCTTCCACGATCACCAGCGCCTTCACACTCTTCATCCATTATGTTTCGAATGATTGATTTACGATGATCATCAAACAACTGTTGTCTCTCACGATATCCGCCATGACACTCATGCTAGTGACCTTGGGACTCACGACCGGAAGTTTTGGCGAAAGTGGGTTCCTCGACTTTAAGAACAATGGACTCTCGTTTCAATATCCTTCGCACTTAAAGCTGATGAATTCCACCAGTACAAGAAAAATCCAACACATGCTCAACCAACAATTACAAGGTATGGGCAACACGCAAGTCTCGGTCGTGGCCCTTGATGTGCTGCTCAATCTACCGGCCTTCCGTGTCATGATCGCCAAAGAGCGTTTCCTGACAGCCCCTACTCCAGACTACCTGATCGAAGAGCGAAAGCACTTTCTCCATGAAGCGCAACAACGAGGCATGGTTCAATCCTACGGAGCAATCAAAAAAACGAGGATTGCCGGACACCCAGCAATCGAATTTCATGACCTTGATCAAGGTGCGCAGGGATACGGCAGTCGTGTGAGAATCCTCTGCGGCAAAGACACGTGGAATATCAGTTTTACCGGCAGCAGTTCCCACACGTACAGACAGAATCAGGAAGCGGTGACCCAGATCATTAACTCCATGACTGTCCTAGAAACTTGTTAATTCTGTTTGGTGGGTATTGAGATAACTTGAAGATGGGAGCCAATTATTCGTGATTTCTCCACTTTCGACCATCCTTTGCCAATAAGACATCAGCTTCAGGCGGTCCCCAGGATCCGGCAGGATAGGGATGTATAGCATGTGTCCCGAGACTGTCCCAGACTTTCAATACAGGATCCACGACACTCCATCCTAATTCAACGTTGTCGCTTCTCTCAAACAGGGTCGCATCTCCGGCCATAACATCATGCAGCAGCGTTTCATATCCCGTACTGGGAGCATCTCCAAAGTACTTGGAATATTGAAAATTCATATCCACATTCCCGACTTGGACTTGGGGCCCAGGAATTTTCGCCCCAAAACTCAAGGCAATGCCCTCGTCTGGCTGAATACGGATCACCAGCATGTTGGGGGTCAAATGATCCACCGGCGTCTTGCGAAACAGCATCAATGGCACAGATTTGAACTGAATGACCACCTCCGTCAAACGCTTATTCATTCGCTTGCCTGTGCGCAAGTAAAATGGCACGCCTTCCCAACGCCAGC
The genomic region above belongs to Nitrospirales bacterium and contains:
- a CDS encoding CDP-alcohol phosphatidyltransferase family protein, with the translated sequence MDRVSISDGIPINIPNSLTVLRILLVPVFVGLLVYEHYDHALLVLIIAAITDGLDGAIARMANQQTRIGAYLDPLADKLLLMSSFLTLAILHLVPVWAVIMVVSRDVILLSGTLLARLTESSIDITPTALGKGTTLVQFVYITMVVLMTTGYVQDHTIQPVLGLMATLTVASGTHYLYRGIKSLNYQD